In Candidatus Methylomirabilota bacterium, a single genomic region encodes these proteins:
- the rsmI gene encoding 16S rRNA (cytidine(1402)-2'-O)-methyltransferase: MTAPGTLYVVATPIGNLEDITLRALRTLKEVALVACEDTRRTRTLLSHFGISAPVTSYFEHNKRVKGAVLLRALGDGKSVALVTDAGTPGISDPGFLLVKEARAAGVPVVPIPGPSAVIAALSAAGVPADRFLFEGFLPNKPGRRLNRLRTLRELET; this comes from the coding sequence GTGACGGCCCCCGGCACGCTCTACGTCGTCGCCACCCCGATCGGCAATCTCGAGGACATCACGCTCCGCGCGCTCCGCACCCTGAAGGAGGTCGCGCTCGTCGCCTGCGAGGACACGCGCCGCACGCGGACGCTCCTGAGCCACTTCGGCATTTCGGCGCCGGTGACGAGCTACTTCGAGCACAACAAGCGTGTGAAGGGCGCGGTGCTGCTCCGCGCGCTCGGCGACGGCAAGTCGGTGGCCCTCGTCACCGACGCGGGCACGCCCGGCATCTCCGATCCCGGCTTCCTCCTCGTGAAGGAGGCGCGGGCGGCCGGCGTGCCGGTGGTGCCGATCCCCGGGCCCTCCGCGGTGATCGCTGCGCTCTCCGCCGCCGGCGTGCCCGCCGATCGGTTTCTCTTCGAGGGCTTCCTGCCCAACAAGCCGGGGCGACGGCTCAATCGCCTGCGGACCTTGCGCGAGCTCGAGAC
- a CDS encoding GNAT family N-acetyltransferase: MRVTVHTLSERPELARHNRRLHVNGAWPRFLEDTALNPLFDEVVRGRDFTEFQLGLWDGRGRVIAVGDTVPFRWDGTAGDLPHRIADVVARGIEDRRRGRAPNAMSALAAVVDPRLRGQGLSTRVIQEMGRIAARHGFRALVAPVRPTLKGRYPLVPMEEYVRWRAPGGGPFDPWLRVHWRLGARVVKIAQRAMVVEAPLAQWEEWTRLDFPVSGAYVVPGAFNPVRIDRARRRGVYVEPNVWMRHPVRRGSRRGHR; this comes from the coding sequence ATGCGAGTCACCGTCCACACCCTTTCCGAGCGTCCCGAGCTGGCGCGCCACAACCGCCGCCTCCATGTCAACGGCGCGTGGCCGCGCTTCCTCGAGGACACGGCCTTGAATCCCCTCTTCGACGAGGTGGTGCGGGGCCGCGACTTCACCGAGTTCCAGCTGGGACTCTGGGACGGGCGCGGGCGCGTGATCGCGGTGGGCGACACCGTGCCGTTCCGGTGGGACGGCACCGCCGGCGATCTGCCGCATCGCATCGCCGACGTCGTGGCGCGCGGCATCGAGGACCGCCGGCGCGGGCGCGCGCCGAATGCGATGTCCGCCCTCGCCGCCGTGGTGGACCCGCGCCTGCGTGGCCAGGGCCTCAGCACGCGCGTGATCCAGGAGATGGGCCGCATCGCCGCCCGCCACGGCTTCCGCGCGCTTGTCGCGCCGGTGCGCCCGACGCTGAAAGGGCGCTATCCCCTCGTGCCGATGGAGGAGTACGTGCGCTGGCGCGCGCCGGGCGGCGGCCCGTTCGACCCCTGGCTGCGCGTGCATTGGCGGCTGGGCGCGCGCGTGGTGAAGATCGCCCAGCGCGCCATGGTGGTGGAGGCGCCGCTCGCGCAGTGGGAGGAGTGGACGCGGCTCGACTTCCCGGTGAGCGGCGCCTACGTCGTGCCCGGCGCGTTCAATCCCGTCCGGATCGACCGGGCGCGCAGGCGCGGAGTGTACGTGGAGCCCAATGTATGGATGCGCCATCCCGTGCGCCGCGGGTCGCGCCGAGGACACCGATGA
- a CDS encoding carboxymuconolactone decarboxylase family protein codes for MTTVRLIEYAEASAEVRAVYDDIMATRKIDWINNFWKALAHHPPTLKRTWESVKQTMQPGALDPLTKEMLYLAVSAAHSCAYCIHSHTASARKAGMTEAMLGELLAVVGMASETNALADSYQIPVDGRFTV; via the coding sequence ATGACGACCGTCAGGCTGATCGAGTACGCCGAGGCGAGCGCGGAGGTCCGGGCCGTGTACGACGACATCATGGCCACCCGCAAGATCGACTGGATCAACAACTTCTGGAAGGCCCTCGCCCATCACCCGCCCACGCTCAAGCGCACGTGGGAGAGCGTGAAACAGACCATGCAGCCGGGCGCGCTCGATCCGCTCACCAAGGAGATGCTCTATTTGGCGGTGAGTGCCGCCCATTCTTGCGCGTACTGCATCCATTCCCACACCGCCTCGGCGCGCAAGGCCGGGATGACGGAGGCGATGCTGGGCGAGCTGCTCGCGGTCGTCGGCATGGCCAGCGAGACCAACGCGCTCGCGGATTCCTACCAGATCCCGGTCGACGGGCGCTTCACGGTGTGA